TTACGGTATCCCCTTACAAGTCTGCAAGTTATTCCTGCAAGTAAGCATCCCATTTTGCTCCTGCCACTCACTAAGCCAGCAACTCCTTGTCCTGGACTGTCCTCTTCCCAGGACTGCTGGGGCTTACAAACATCAAACAAGGGCTGTATCTGATCCCAGGCATGGAAGCCGTTAGGCACAAATTACATCTCTCTGCTCAGAAGCCCAAAGCTGAACAGgtggcagctctgcagccagcatTAACATACACTGAAAAAGCTGTCCGTTTGCCTGCATGGATGCCTCGCTGTAGCTAAAAGCAATTCCTCACCTTTCATAAGCACCAGATTCTCCCACACTTAAAAGACACAACTGCTTCTAAAAGAAGGTCACATAACCACATTAGAAAATGTGAGTATTTACACAAAATTCTAAAGGGAGACTGCCATCCCCAAAGCCTCCCACATCCACACTGAAACATTAGAGGCAGTAGAAAATGGTGGTCTAGTTTCCCCTTGCCATAGATTATGATCTATTTTCATTATGCAGAAGTCTCCAAATCCTCCCAGTTACACAGGGGTAATCCAAGAATAATAAATGTGCGTTCTTCCCTACTCCTTACTAAAAATGATGGACATTGTGATCGCATTGCTGAAAAACTGAATGTATAAATAAAGAACATGTAAAAACATATGGCAGCACAGAATACTGTAAATATCTCTACACATACAGAACAGGGTTGCTTAGTTTTAAAGAAGGTAGGAGTTGCATTCATACATATTTCTACTTCAAGAAGCTTATTAAAACTACAGCACTCTTTTCCAAGCTGTTGGGATTGTgcttttttgaagttttttatAAGCCTCCAAAGCAGACATACTTAATTTCTAAGTATTCATCGATGCCATATTTTGAACCTTCTCGCCCCAAGCCAGACTGTTTTACCCCACCAAAAGGACTCTCCACTGAGGAAACTATGCCTTCATTAACACCAACCATTCCAACTTCCAGCTGTTCTGCAACTCTCCAGATCTGAGCTGGATCTTGGGAGTAGAAATATCCTGCCATGCAGACACAGAGATACAGGAATGAAAATTAACATCTGGAAGAACAATTGCAGAAGACTGTGAAAAAGAGACTTACTGCCATTAAAAATCGTCACCCCATAACACTGAAGCtcataaaaccacagaaatacatTCATCTGACAGAGAGGCATACCTGCTAAACCCACATCAGCTGCATTTGCTATAGCAACAGCTTCTGCTTCAGTCTCAAATCTGtcaatataaagagaaaaaatacaaatgaggCCTGCAGTTCATCTACCGTCTTGCTGACAAGAAGCAGCCttaccagaaataaaaaaatcaagatgcagTTTTTTccaaaagtatattttaaacatctaatttaattttcactttgaaaCAATGGAGTTTCTACCACTTCTCTTAATTTAAACTGCAGTTAAGTAGTTATGATTGCCTTTATCCTCCCTAGACACTGGTAGCTAAAACATTCACTTCACATGGGTTAGCCCACCAATTTCCCCAACTACACAAGCACTCCCAACTATTGGAGATAACTGTATGTTCTTCCACCACATCCAATTGTTCTGGATGGAGGCAGGGAAGGTTTTAAGGAGAAAAGAGCACTCTAAGGCATCCTCCATCAGAAAAACTTAGGACTAGCAAATTACATGACAAACTGTAAAGTCCTGCCTCCTACTTCATACCACACATCATGAAGTTGGTGAAGGTTTTGCTGCTATCTATCCTTGCTTGACTGCTGatacaatttaaaagaaaataattttcaaaaagttGCAGGGATGCTAAAATCAGgtcaagagagagaaacaaacaaaccacataTCCAAAGTAAGTTTTCACGTGTACTGCAGTGTTATTAGAAGACTTGTGTGATCATACAAAAACACCTTTTGGCAAACTgtcattcaaatattttttattcaaaataacctttcattctttttttaaattgctatttttaatctggaaaatGAATAATCTTACTTGATAACTGGTGCTAAAGGGCCAAATGTCTCCTCTTGGGTGCAAAGCATTTTTGTTGTAACATTACTAAGTAATGTTGGCTCAAAGAAATTCTTCCCCAAGCTGTGTCGTTTCCCTCCAGTCACAATAGATGCTCCTTGGGAAACTGCATCACTAATGTGTCTCTCTACCTGAGGTatgcaaaacaaaaatctcaAAGTCAGCATTTAGGAACGAACAATAGTATATTTTCCACTGAAGAAATAATCTCTCCAGTATTAAATAGAAGATTTTGAAGAGAGGTTTATACTTTGCAGAAGACCATTTGCAATATCATTtaaaatttctcttgcatttttctttctctcagtctGACATAATTTCAGAGAGATAAATGATGAGTATGGCCCCAGTCTCATGGACTTTAAAGATTCAGCTTTTCTGTTGAAATGCAAAGATGACATCTAACATGAGAAAAAGTCTTTGCAGGACTAAGAAGTACACCTGATCTCCGTGATCAAGCACCATGAAAACAGAAGTACATGACCGTCATTTAAAGAGAAACAGACAACTTTCAAGACGGTACTGGCAAGAACATTTTCCACCCCCTACATCTACAATTCATCCACAGACAAGAAAGTAATGAGAAAACTAAAGTAGCAGTCTCCACCTAGAATACTGTCCTTTGAAATTACAGAAAGGCAGTTAAGTGACTATACACAGTGCTTGCTTATTtgtatatatagatgtatatgatacacatacacacactatACTTTTGTGATGCACAAAGGGAAGGcatgaaggaaagaaatcaaagTATTGTATGCTTTGTCTCCCAAataattctgaatattttcatattcttttataaaCAGAAAGAATCTGGCAGCATTCAAGTATAATGGGATTCAAACCAAGCCTGCATATAACTGAGCCATAGTATCTTAGAAAGTATGAACCACATAATTTAATAATCTTTAACCTTACGAAGTttgtattatatatattattgAACAGGTGACttactgtgattaaaaaaaaaaaaaaaattcttggagTCATGAGTCATCCAAAACAGAAGACCCAAACCATGCATGTACGGTTTCAAGTGATTACAACATTCACAGCTCTGGTATTTTTAACCTCAATGTATTATTCTGCTTAGCTTTTGCCAAACAGAGGCACTGTTCTTCAAAGTTGTCATTCACAGTGCTTCAGAACTGCAGGATCACCACACAACTCTCACAGTGTATCCAATTTCAGTAAATGTTTTGAGAACAGCTAGGAAGTAATCAGGAGGAATCAGTTTTTCCCAAAGGAGGAATCTCGTTTTCCCTTAATGGAAATAGGGGAATGATACATTAACTGGCCACATCTGTTTATCTATAGGTATACACGGACTTGGAGGATAGAACATACTTCCAGCCACACTGCACATTCTAACAAAACAAGcatgaaaaaagtgaaatataaaTCTAAAGTTAATTTCGTTTTTATGACCCATAAAGTAAGATGtcaaaaatgaaatcttttgtttATACCTTCTCCACTGCTTTTTCATTAATTAGTGGCCCTTGGGTAGTTTTTGCATCAAACCCACTTCCGACGTGTAGTTCTCTCTTTATAGCTTCAGCAAACTTGTCCACAAATTTGTCATGGATTCCCTTCTGCACCAGGAAACGGTTTGTGCAAACACAGgtctgaaaacaaacatgaaaaggaaaaacaaacagtagtTTATATTGTATTTAATCTATCCATTAATTCGTTCTGGCCTTCATGCCACTCTGCCTCTTCTCCATCATCCTAAGCTGAGTACTAGCTTTGCCATTTCTTTCATCACTCCTCTCACTTTAGAAATACAACTTCAACAAGCTGTCAGTACCTGTGTGAAATATGCCACACTGCTACATTTAAGTTGCTTACACTGGGAAAAGGGTTTGTGAGTTCTGTGGACTCTGATATATGGAGCAACCAAGGTCCAGAAGCTGCAGGAAATACCTTCTAATTAGACTGCAGAACGCTGGACTGAGCAGCAGAACCTCAAATCACACTTGGTGGTGTGGGGTCTTTTTTTCAAACTCCTTCATTAACTGAGTTTGAGTTTGCTTTCTTCCTGGAATTTGTTTTTAAGCGGTTTCAGTGGCCTACTTATATGTGCTACCCCTTTGCTCTAACTGCATCCTATTTTGATTGCTACAGTCTCTCAAAAGTAACAGCTACTTTATCCTTCTATGCAGCAGCAGAGGTGCCTTTTATGTTAGATCTTGTCCAGTCTGTGTCTGATCACTCAGTGGTCCTTGTCCACATTCCAttctattttgtttcctttctttcttcccaagattagtcttgttttcttcttgtgttaTTCAAGCAACATTTTCCCAAACAAATGACCTCCCAATCCCACCGAAaacttgctgcttctctgaagCTGCAGTTCATCAACTTCATGTTCACGTGTAGAGGTAATAGTCGTAAGGCTGGAATAGTCTCCACACATCCCTGCTCAGCTGACTGTTCTGGAAAGTGATGCTCTTAAAAATTTTTTGACTCATAAGTAAAATACTTTTGAAGCAATGTACACTTGAATCCTGTCTATCACTTTTTTTAAGCTACCTATTGTGGAAAAATCTAGCCATGAGTGTCTTAACAGATTTCAGTCCCCTTGACTCCTGCTGGGTGCTTTCAGAACACACAAAAAGACTTGAATTGAACACAGTCTTACAGACAGAAACATTTATCATGAGACTTGAAGCTATTATTTTAAGAAACGGCTAGGCACATGTTATAAAATATAATCCTGAGAACTGAGGCAGGATGGTGTCTTTTCACAGTTCTAGTTCTCCAACGAATTTAATGCTAAGAAAGCATATGACAAAACGCCTCATCACTTCTCATGCTCTTGTGAGGGGTCCATTGACTGCCATGTATGTTGTGAAAGTATATGGGATTTTACAGTGTTGCTATTGTTGATGATAACTGGCTTGAGTGCCCAGAGCCTGCGTGACTCCAGCATCTTTCTCTTCACAATGAAGTGTCCTATGCTTTCCTTTTACGTAAAATAGCTTATTTACAGCTTAAACTATATGCATAGCTCTTCCCTTTCCAGAAACAAGGACAAGAAGGTTACTCTTACCTGCCCCGAATTTCTATACTTAGAAGCAAGGGCTCCTGCAACAGCACGGTCCACATTGGCACTGTCAAACACTATAAAAGGAGCATGTCCTCCAAGCTCCATGGAAACTCGCTTCACAGTGCCAGCTGCATGTTTCAGGAGTATCTGTAGGCAACAGAGGAGACACAGAAATCTGTACCTCTACCAGATGTGAACTGTGGAACCACAGATGGAAGGCAATATCAAACTAACTCTGGCAGGGAATTAATGTGGATCTTCTCTATAATGCTAGACCATCTGTTTTCTCCTATGACAAAAACAAGGTCTAATTTCCTTCATTAAAATCTTTAGAGATTAAATTCTGGCCAAGAAATAACGAAGAGAAGGATTTTCATCAACTTCAGTTCAGGCCAGGCTTTTATACACTAATATTGTCACtcttgtttgcttgttcttttcttttttggtacgAAAAGTCTTGACGACTCTTACAAAATTTTTCCATGATCTGACAGAATTTGGGATTGAGATTTGCCTTGATACCAGActttttcttcattctgcatACAGCCATCCCATAGAATTCTATCACCTTCTAGCCACGCCCTGCAGTTTGATTTCATTAGAGATGGTGACAAGATTGCTTATTGACTAAGATTGATAGGAGAGATTCAAGGGCCTCACTTCTCTAATACTTTCTCTCAACTGCAGAAGCCATTCCCAAACAGTACCTCTGAAACTCAATTTCAGTGTTCTTATTAGTAAGTTGTCACCCTATGATATGAAACCAGAGCATCTGGTACAGAACTGTTCACATTATAATTTAATAAAGGGCAGTTATCCAGAAGTTGCACATAGGCATCCTTCTGTGAAGTACTGATACTAAAGTATATAGGCAGTATCTCAAGAAGTACACAATTATTTGGACAATCTGTGTACAGCAGCCAGAAAAGAAGGCAGCTCTGTACAAAGGCACACGCTTTCCCCCGACCTTTCCAGTATAACCACAGTAATAATCTTCAAGTATATTCTGTGCGCTTATGTACCTTTCCTGTTGCTGTAGAGCCAGTAAAAGATATTTTGGCTACCAATGGATCAGTGCACAGAACTTCCCCTACAGCTGGTGTCTGCTGTCTGGAACAAGGAACAACATTATACACTCCCGCTGGAATTCCAGCCTGGTTTGCAAGCTGCAACAAAACAGACACAGAATTTGCATTATCAGTGCATTTTGTATGAGGAGTAGTCACttaacatttgtttgttttgaagaaacCATGCTGTAAGTCAATGGAAGCTGAAAGCGCACAGCACAACTAGTAACAGGTGCCATGGTGTCA
This region of Harpia harpyja isolate bHarHar1 chromosome 1, bHarHar1 primary haplotype, whole genome shotgun sequence genomic DNA includes:
- the ALDH5A1 gene encoding succinate-semialdehyde dehydrogenase, mitochondrial, translating into MASLLWRRAAAAAAARRLLLLHPPAPAARRGSWGLPAALVRRGGLVGGRWLETPASFPVQDPASGEELGRVADCGAAEARAAVRAAHEAGAAWGRLPAKERSVCLRRWYELMMENKEELARIITAENGKPLKEAEGEILYSASFLEWFAEEARRVYGDVIPASAKDRRILVLKQPVGVAAIITPWNFPSAMITRKVGAALAAGCTVVVKPAEDTPLSALALGELANQAGIPAGVYNVVPCSRQQTPAVGEVLCTDPLVAKISFTGSTATGKILLKHAAGTVKRVSMELGGHAPFIVFDSANVDRAVAGALASKYRNSGQTCVCTNRFLVQKGIHDKFVDKFAEAIKRELHVGSGFDAKTTQGPLINEKAVEKVERHISDAVSQGASIVTGGKRHSLGKNFFEPTLLSNVTTKMLCTQEETFGPLAPVIKFETEAEAVAIANAADVGLAGYFYSQDPAQIWRVAEQLEVGMVGVNEGIVSSVESPFGGVKQSGLGREGSKYGIDEYLEIKYVCFGGL